A region from the Salidesulfovibrio onnuriiensis genome encodes:
- a CDS encoding MerR family transcriptional regulator: MPAQRNAGLTKRGTMYTVGRLARKFGLSRSTLLYYDSIGLLSPSQHAKGDYRQYSEQDARRLRSICAFREAGLRLKDISRILDSQGDSELAGTLENRLAELREEMEALRHQQKLVAGLLGRPELLEEERSAMDRATWSSLLAEAGFSEADMRRWHKDFERLNPEKHEQFLQCLRIPKTERDLIRSWAAAPQEALKLQQTTERFMEIFFKIFEGLERKGPGSGVDTTKAFTMCKGLPDKPRILEIGCGSGVTSVELAQISGGRVTATDIHQPYLNEVNRKARALGVTNRLTTVKADMAALPFDPESFDLIWSEGAAYIMGFDAALEHWKRFLKPGGCLVVSEAVMHRENPPEDLRAFWQECYPAVRNVEDNLKAIKRQRYEILDHFPLPEQCWHFFYDDLEKHMEGLEATYALDPDGRAVLEGNRREIALFRKYPGYYGYEFFVLRK, translated from the coding sequence ATGCCTGCGCAGAGAAACGCGGGCCTGACCAAAAGGGGAACCATGTACACGGTCGGCAGACTGGCCCGGAAATTCGGACTCTCACGCAGCACCCTGCTCTACTACGACAGCATCGGCCTGCTCAGCCCTTCGCAGCATGCCAAGGGGGACTACCGGCAGTACTCGGAGCAGGACGCCCGGCGGCTGCGCTCCATCTGCGCCTTTCGCGAGGCGGGCCTGCGTCTCAAGGATATCAGCCGCATCCTGGATTCGCAGGGCGATTCCGAGCTGGCGGGAACGCTGGAGAATCGGCTCGCGGAACTGCGCGAGGAAATGGAGGCACTGCGCCACCAGCAGAAACTGGTGGCGGGTCTTCTGGGCAGGCCCGAGCTGCTTGAGGAGGAACGCAGCGCCATGGACCGCGCCACCTGGTCCTCGCTGCTGGCTGAGGCCGGATTCTCGGAAGCGGACATGCGTCGCTGGCACAAGGATTTCGAACGTCTGAACCCGGAGAAGCATGAGCAATTCCTCCAGTGCCTGCGCATTCCCAAGACGGAACGGGACCTGATCCGATCCTGGGCCGCGGCCCCGCAGGAAGCGCTCAAACTACAACAAACCACAGAACGATTCATGGAAATATTCTTCAAGATATTCGAAGGGCTGGAAAGAAAAGGACCCGGGAGCGGCGTGGACACCACAAAGGCCTTCACCATGTGCAAGGGCCTGCCGGACAAACCCCGGATCCTGGAGATCGGCTGCGGCAGCGGGGTGACCAGCGTAGAGCTGGCCCAGATATCGGGAGGGCGCGTCACGGCCACGGACATCCACCAGCCCTACCTGAACGAGGTGAACCGGAAAGCCCGGGCGCTGGGCGTCACGAACCGGTTAACCACGGTCAAGGCCGACATGGCCGCGCTGCCCTTCGACCCCGAATCCTTTGACCTGATCTGGTCGGAGGGTGCGGCCTACATCATGGGCTTTGACGCGGCGCTGGAGCACTGGAAACGCTTCCTCAAGCCCGGCGGCTGTCTGGTGGTCAGCGAAGCGGTGATGCATAGGGAGAATCCGCCCGAGGATCTCCGCGCCTTCTGGCAAGAGTGCTACCCCGCGGTGCGCAACGTGGAGGACAACCTCAAGGCCATTAAACGGCAACGGTATGAGATCCTGGACCATTTCCCCCTGCCGGAGCAATGCTGGCACTTTTTCTACGACGACCTGGAAAAACACATGGAAGGGCTGGAAGCAACATATGCCCTCGACCCGGACGGCCGCGCCGTGCTGGAGGGCAACCGCCGGGAAATCGCCCTGTTTCGAAAATACCCGGGGTATTACGGGTACGAGTTCTTCGTGCTCCGAAAATAA
- a CDS encoding SRPBCC family protein → MQTNTVRRELTEEMIVQATPETVFPLLCPVREYDWLDQWECELVWADSGHAEDGCVFRTWYPGMGGKDTWMVSRFEPGQAIEFVRMNPSRAMRYCITLHPEGRATRLVWRQVHTSLDELGRSLVENLDKGAYAGQIKWLEANLNHYLETGECLRRETRA, encoded by the coding sequence ATGCAAACAAACACGGTACGACGTGAACTGACTGAGGAAATGATCGTTCAAGCAACCCCGGAGACCGTCTTTCCCCTGCTCTGCCCGGTACGCGAGTACGACTGGCTGGACCAGTGGGAATGCGAACTGGTCTGGGCCGACTCGGGCCATGCCGAAGACGGCTGCGTCTTCCGCACGTGGTATCCGGGCATGGGCGGCAAGGACACCTGGATGGTCAGCAGGTTTGAGCCCGGACAGGCCATCGAGTTCGTGCGCATGAATCCCAGCCGCGCCATGCGCTATTGCATCACCCTGCACCCGGAAGGCCGGGCCACGCGTCTCGTCTGGCGGCAGGTGCACACCAGCCTGGACGAATTGGGACGCAGCCTCGTTGAGAACCTGGATAAAGGTGCGTATGCTGGCCAGATCAAATGGCTGGAAGCGAACCTCAACCACTACCTTGAAACCGGCGAATGCCTGCGCAGAGAAACGCGGGCCTGA
- a CDS encoding pyridoxal phosphate-dependent aminotransferase — MRISERLARIKPSATLAVNAKAQELRAQGKEIISLAVGQPDFGTPKHVVEAAKAALNGGFTRYTPVPGIPELRDAVAGYYGRFYGAKATGDNAIISNGGKQVLYNLLMALVNPGDEVLVPAPYWVSYPAMVQLTEGVAVIVPTNPENNFLVSVADLEKHRTAKTRVLILNSPSNPTGCCYTQAQLDEIAEWALANDVFIISDEVYDRLVYAPAEPATLSRFYEVHPGHCAIVGALSKSFCMTGWRMGWALAHEDLVKAMIKIQGQSTSNVSSFSQKAAVVALEGSWDIVEEMKVSFVRRRDFAYDIITGWGAVCPKPDGAFYLFPVLDKFFTKDAPDSAAMCTKILEEAGVALVPGSAFGDDRCIRFSYAVDDEVLRDALTRVGRVLTGK; from the coding sequence ATGCGTATTTCTGAAAGACTTGCGAGGATCAAGCCGTCCGCGACCCTGGCCGTGAACGCCAAGGCCCAGGAACTCCGCGCCCAGGGAAAGGAAATCATCAGCCTTGCCGTGGGCCAGCCCGATTTCGGAACCCCCAAACATGTGGTGGAGGCCGCCAAGGCCGCCCTGAACGGGGGATTTACCCGCTACACTCCGGTGCCGGGCATTCCCGAACTGCGCGATGCCGTGGCCGGCTATTACGGCCGTTTCTACGGAGCCAAGGCCACAGGGGACAACGCCATCATTTCCAACGGCGGCAAGCAGGTGCTCTACAACCTGCTCATGGCCCTCGTGAATCCGGGGGACGAGGTGCTCGTGCCCGCACCCTACTGGGTCAGCTATCCGGCCATGGTGCAGTTGACCGAGGGCGTTGCAGTCATCGTGCCCACCAATCCGGAAAACAATTTCCTGGTTTCCGTCGCGGACCTGGAAAAGCACCGCACCGCCAAGACACGCGTTCTTATTCTCAACTCGCCGTCCAATCCCACGGGCTGCTGCTACACCCAGGCGCAGCTCGACGAGATCGCCGAATGGGCCCTGGCCAACGACGTGTTCATCATTTCGGACGAGGTCTATGACCGCCTGGTGTATGCCCCCGCCGAACCGGCCACCCTGTCCAGGTTCTACGAGGTCCACCCCGGGCATTGCGCCATTGTGGGCGCCCTGTCCAAGTCCTTCTGCATGACGGGCTGGCGCATGGGCTGGGCCCTGGCCCACGAGGATCTGGTCAAGGCCATGATCAAGATCCAGGGGCAGTCCACTTCCAACGTGTCCTCCTTTTCCCAGAAGGCGGCCGTGGTGGCCCTGGAGGGGAGCTGGGACATTGTCGAGGAGATGAAGGTGTCCTTTGTGCGCCGCCGCGACTTTGCCTATGACATCATCACGGGGTGGGGCGCGGTCTGTCCCAAGCCGGACGGAGCCTTCTACCTTTTCCCTGTGCTGGACAAGTTCTTTACCAAGGATGCCCCGGACTCCGCGGCCATGTGCACCAAGATCCTGGAAGAGGCGGGCGTGGCTCTGGTGCCGGGCTCTGCCTTCGGCGACGACCGATGCATCCGTTTTTCCTATGCCGTGGATGACGAGGTGCTCAGGGACGCCCTGACCAGGGTGGGCCGGGTCCTCACGGGCAAATAG
- the mutM gene encoding bifunctional DNA-formamidopyrimidine glycosylase/DNA-(apurinic or apyrimidinic site) lyase, giving the protein MPELPEVETIARGLHRSLQGRRIESVDVYWEGSVHNEQPEFLARVQGRAVVRTHRRAKLLLMDLEGGIRLAFHLKMTGRVVHEAERERQPHDRVRFTLDNGSVLTFADVRKFGYVRAFADREIEEWKFWRTLGPEPLEASAESLAESVRGRAARIKALLLDQSVVAGVGNIYADESLFRARLRPDCKACCIPYDRLVELFNHLKEVLEQAIAENGSSIRDYVNADGDAGAFQNSFNVYGKKGESCPRCGCGLTARKVAGRTSTFCPGCQEDAF; this is encoded by the coding sequence ATGCCTGAATTGCCGGAAGTGGAAACCATAGCCCGGGGCCTGCATCGCAGCCTGCAGGGGCGGCGCATCGAATCCGTCGATGTTTACTGGGAGGGCAGCGTGCACAACGAGCAGCCTGAATTCCTGGCGCGCGTGCAGGGGCGGGCTGTCGTGCGGACCCACCGCCGGGCCAAGCTGTTGCTCATGGACCTGGAAGGCGGCATCCGGCTGGCCTTTCATCTCAAGATGACCGGCCGGGTGGTGCATGAGGCGGAACGCGAACGGCAGCCTCACGACCGGGTTCGCTTTACCCTGGACAATGGCTCGGTGCTCACCTTTGCGGACGTGCGCAAGTTCGGCTACGTGCGCGCCTTTGCGGATCGTGAGATCGAAGAGTGGAAATTCTGGCGGACGCTGGGGCCGGAACCCCTGGAGGCCAGCGCGGAATCCCTTGCCGAATCCGTGCGCGGGCGGGCCGCCCGCATCAAGGCCCTGCTGCTGGACCAGTCTGTTGTGGCCGGTGTAGGAAACATCTATGCGGACGAATCGCTCTTTCGGGCCCGTCTTCGCCCCGATTGCAAGGCGTGCTGCATTCCGTATGACAGGCTGGTTGAATTATTCAATCATCTCAAGGAGGTTCTCGAACAGGCCATTGCCGAAAACGGCAGTTCCATCCGGGATTACGTCAATGCGGACGGCGATGCCGGGGCCTTTCAGAACAGCTTCAACGTGTACGGGAAAAAGGGGGAATCCTGCCCCCGGTGCGGTTGCGGGCTTACTGCCCGGAAGGTGGCCGGGAGGACCTCCACCTTTTGTCCGGGATGCCAGGAAGACGCATTTTAG
- the murJ gene encoding murein biosynthesis integral membrane protein MurJ: MSEHSRKIARNAGVVAAATLVSRVLGFVRDVIVAFALGAGLFADAFFVAFRIPNLLRRLFGEGSLTMAFIPVFSRLREEEGEEAARAMARSAMVWLALILGGITLLAELTAGPITTAIAPGFLDNPEQFAVTVDLVRICFPYVIFICGVALCMGILNASDRFLAPAMAPTVLNLALIGAALAGYYAGWNVAYSMAFGVLIGGFFQFLMQQPALRGIGFSWRGPWSLANPGVRRMGLLMLPTVFGAAVYQLNILLGTLLASFLPVGSVSYLYYADRLVQFPLGVFGIAVSTAALPSLARLAAKGEMEEFGAALKTALGLTLFIALPSAAGLLALAKPVIGLLFQRGAFSPDAVNATATALVAYSVGLPFIALSRPLVAGFYALEDTRTPVRIAVFCLVANIGLGAWLMFPLKHVGLALAVSVSSFLNFVFLLSGLCKRLGHCPLSPASALQTLLLSCGIGIGAWFTTGLHFWWLALIPVWVVVYIAAAYMLRMDEARLLAGMIKARIRR; encoded by the coding sequence GTGAGTGAGCACAGCCGGAAGATAGCACGCAATGCGGGCGTGGTTGCCGCGGCAACCCTGGTTTCGCGTGTCTTGGGGTTTGTTAGGGACGTTATCGTCGCCTTTGCCCTTGGAGCGGGGCTTTTCGCGGACGCATTTTTCGTGGCCTTCCGCATCCCCAACCTGTTGCGCCGCCTGTTCGGCGAAGGTTCCCTGACCATGGCCTTTATCCCGGTATTTTCGCGGCTGCGCGAGGAGGAGGGGGAGGAGGCCGCCCGCGCCATGGCCCGCTCGGCCATGGTCTGGCTGGCGCTCATTTTGGGAGGTATCACCCTGCTGGCCGAACTGACGGCCGGTCCCATCACCACGGCCATCGCCCCAGGTTTTTTGGACAATCCCGAGCAGTTCGCGGTCACCGTGGATCTGGTGCGCATCTGTTTCCCGTACGTGATCTTCATCTGCGGCGTGGCCCTGTGCATGGGCATCCTCAATGCCTCGGACCGCTTCCTGGCCCCGGCCATGGCCCCCACCGTGCTCAACCTGGCGCTCATCGGTGCGGCCCTTGCCGGGTATTATGCCGGGTGGAACGTCGCCTATTCCATGGCCTTCGGCGTGCTTATCGGCGGCTTCTTCCAGTTCCTGATGCAGCAGCCCGCCCTGCGCGGGATCGGTTTTTCATGGCGCGGGCCGTGGTCCCTGGCCAATCCGGGCGTGCGGCGCATGGGCCTGCTCATGCTGCCCACGGTATTCGGCGCCGCGGTCTACCAGCTGAACATCCTGCTGGGCACCCTGCTGGCCTCGTTTCTGCCCGTGGGCAGCGTTTCCTATCTCTACTATGCGGACCGTCTGGTGCAGTTCCCGCTGGGCGTCTTCGGCATCGCTGTGAGCACCGCGGCCCTGCCCAGCCTGGCCCGGTTGGCCGCCAAGGGCGAGATGGAGGAATTCGGCGCGGCCCTCAAGACCGCCCTGGGCCTGACCCTGTTCATCGCCCTGCCTTCGGCCGCCGGGCTTCTGGCCCTGGCAAAACCGGTCATCGGCCTGCTCTTCCAGCGCGGGGCCTTTTCCCCGGACGCCGTGAACGCCACGGCCACGGCCTTGGTCGCCTATTCCGTCGGCCTGCCGTTCATCGCCCTGTCCCGGCCCCTGGTGGCGGGGTTCTATGCCTTGGAGGACACCAGGACCCCGGTGCGCATCGCGGTTTTCTGCCTGGTGGCCAATATTGGGTTGGGGGCATGGTTGATGTTCCCGCTCAAGCACGTGGGCCTGGCGCTGGCTGTCAGCGTCTCTTCCTTCCTGAACTTCGTTTTTCTTCTCAGTGGGTTGTGCAAGCGTCTGGGGCATTGCCCCCTGTCGCCCGCTTCGGCATTGCAGACCTTGTTGTTGAGTTGCGGAATCGGCATCGGGGCCTGGTTTACGACCGGGCTGCATTTCTGGTGGCTGGCCCTCATTCCGGTCTGGGTGGTTGTCTATATTGCGGCGGCCTATATGCTGCGCATGGACGAGGCCCGGCTGCTGGCGGGCATGATCAAGGCAAGGATCAGGCGGTAG
- a CDS encoding tRNA1(Val) (adenine(37)-N6)-methyltransferase has protein sequence MDARAYFPRGLSQPEGGYRFSLDSLLLACFSHAPSRSLGVDLGTGCGVVALGMLLRHAMRGVRMTGVELSPESVGAARENADLLELADEFLVVQANVADHADHAGQVDFVVANPPYREPGSGRTSAGRHRATARFEAEAQFSDFCACAARLLKNKGRFSFVHLPERLADLFADLRGAGLEPKRMRMVHSRGDGPARMVLVEARAGGNPGLEIEPPLVLYHGQGQQTRMTPEALAFCPYLECNAGMGDGNGE, from the coding sequence ATGGACGCGAGAGCCTATTTCCCGCGCGGATTGTCCCAGCCCGAGGGAGGGTACCGCTTTTCCCTGGATTCCCTGCTCCTGGCCTGCTTCAGCCATGCGCCGTCCCGAAGCCTGGGCGTGGACCTGGGCACCGGGTGCGGCGTGGTGGCCCTGGGCATGCTCCTGCGCCATGCGATGCGCGGGGTGCGCATGACCGGCGTGGAGCTTTCGCCGGAGTCGGTGGGGGCCGCCAGGGAGAATGCCGACCTTCTGGAGCTTGCGGATGAATTTCTGGTGGTGCAGGCCAATGTGGCCGACCATGCGGACCATGCCGGACAGGTGGATTTCGTGGTGGCCAACCCGCCATACCGCGAACCCGGCTCCGGGCGTACCAGTGCGGGCAGGCACCGCGCCACGGCCCGGTTCGAGGCCGAGGCGCAATTCTCCGACTTCTGCGCCTGCGCGGCAAGGCTGCTCAAGAACAAGGGCCGCTTTTCCTTTGTACATCTGCCCGAACGGCTGGCCGACCTGTTTGCGGACCTGCGCGGCGCAGGCCTGGAGCCCAAGCGGATGCGCATGGTGCACAGCAGGGGGGACGGCCCGGCCCGGATGGTGCTGGTGGAAGCGAGGGCGGGCGGCAATCCCGGCCTGGAGATTGAGCCGCCCCTGGTCTTGTATCACGGCCAGGGCCAGCAGACCCGCATGACGCCCGAGGCCCTTGCTTTTTGTCCGTATCTGGAATGCAATGCGGGAATGGGGGACGGCAATGGGGAATGA
- a CDS encoding C-GCAxxG-C-C family (seleno)protein: MGNETGKLARQLFDSGWYCAESALRALAEAGGRHREDLQSLASGLCSGMARTSGLCGAVNGSIMGIGLYAGRTQPSPAQEMDVPYALTQEFLERFLERWGSTNCRELTGCDFATPEGQRRFREEGLGKRCRDITDFAVSLAAELLRREEFDLEDLSRREHIKRHIAPCGLNCGKCLAFEGGDIQRLSRELTDRLGPNFQAYADRLSAMNPALGNYRSFRDLLEYLGSGECGGCRGQGCLFQACKVPACAGEHGVDFCFECKHFPCERHGMPPGLAERWRQNNESMRDTGLEAFYELSRQSPRYP; encoded by the coding sequence ATGGGGAATGAGACAGGCAAGCTCGCCCGGCAGCTTTTTGATTCGGGCTGGTACTGCGCGGAAAGCGCCCTGCGGGCCCTGGCTGAGGCCGGGGGCAGGCACCGCGAGGATCTCCAGTCCCTGGCTTCTGGCCTGTGCAGCGGCATGGCGCGCACCAGCGGGCTGTGCGGGGCCGTCAACGGTTCCATCATGGGCATCGGCCTGTATGCGGGCCGCACCCAGCCTTCACCCGCGCAGGAGATGGATGTTCCCTATGCCCTGACCCAGGAATTTCTGGAGCGCTTTCTGGAGCGCTGGGGGAGCACCAACTGCCGCGAGCTCACGGGCTGCGACTTCGCCACCCCGGAAGGGCAGCGCAGGTTCAGGGAAGAGGGGCTTGGCAAACGGTGCCGGGACATCACGGATTTCGCGGTTTCCCTGGCCGCCGAACTCCTGCGCAGGGAAGAATTTGATCTGGAGGATCTCTCCCGCCGGGAACATATCAAGCGCCACATCGCGCCCTGCGGGCTCAACTGCGGCAAGTGCCTGGCCTTCGAGGGCGGGGATATCCAGCGGCTGAGCCGGGAGCTGACCGATCGTCTGGGGCCGAATTTTCAGGCCTACGCCGACCGGCTTTCGGCCATGAATCCGGCGCTGGGCAACTACCGTTCTTTCCGGGACCTGCTGGAGTATCTGGGCTCGGGCGAGTGCGGCGGCTGCCGGGGACAGGGGTGCCTGTTCCAGGCCTGCAAGGTGCCGGCCTGCGCCGGGGAACACGGGGTGGATTTTTGTTTCGAATGTAAACATTTTCCTTGCGAGCGCCACGGCATGCCTCCGGGTCTGGCCGAACGGTGGCGGCAAAACAACGAAAGCATGCGCGACACGGGGCTGGAGGCCTTTTACGAATTGAGCCGACAGTCGCCGAGGTATCCCTAA
- a CDS encoding AAA family ATPase: MITKIVLENFMAHEHTEVALGPGVTALTGPNNTGKSAIVEALRCVATNPTPRHFIRHGAKEARVAVELEDGARVVWVRKKRSAGYELHLPGEEEPREYWKLGRGLVPEEVRQVLRLDPVDLDGGERIDVHIGNQREPVFLLNLPDRAVADFLASSTEGAHLLSMQGALKRRVMDARKEAAGREARLRGIAGELDSLAPLPELTLKAEAARELEERMLRLQAEIPALENLISQRAALEQRMYWLRRGAKAMEGVIPPPELQDVRQLGSILDQQAMLAGQQAQAQGVAGTLQGLAEPPRAEPLQPLAELLRELQSVAEALNRAGERGTVLEPVAAPPELFDDAPLRSAAAAMDDMLRRREQAQQGLQSLEREMDEFEAALKERLERLGCCPTCGGVLDAEAFLAKGGSHDA; encoded by the coding sequence ATGATTACGAAAATCGTCCTGGAAAATTTCATGGCCCATGAGCACACCGAGGTTGCGCTCGGGCCTGGCGTCACCGCCCTGACCGGGCCCAACAACACGGGCAAATCCGCCATTGTGGAGGCCTTGCGGTGCGTCGCCACCAACCCAACGCCGCGTCATTTCATCCGTCACGGGGCCAAGGAGGCCCGGGTGGCGGTTGAGCTGGAGGACGGCGCCAGGGTGGTCTGGGTGCGCAAGAAGCGCAGCGCGGGCTATGAACTGCATCTGCCGGGCGAGGAAGAGCCCCGGGAATACTGGAAACTGGGGCGCGGCCTCGTGCCCGAGGAGGTCCGCCAGGTGCTCCGCCTGGATCCCGTGGACCTGGACGGGGGCGAGCGCATCGACGTGCACATCGGCAACCAGCGGGAGCCCGTCTTTCTGCTCAACCTGCCGGACCGGGCCGTGGCCGACTTCCTGGCCTCGTCCACGGAAGGGGCGCACCTGCTTTCCATGCAGGGGGCGCTGAAGCGCCGTGTCATGGACGCTCGCAAGGAAGCGGCAGGACGCGAGGCCCGTTTGCGCGGCATTGCCGGGGAGCTGGATTCCCTGGCCCCGTTGCCGGAGCTGACGCTCAAGGCCGAGGCCGCCCGCGAGCTGGAAGAGCGCATGCTCCGGCTGCAGGCTGAAATACCGGCCCTGGAAAATCTCATTTCGCAGCGCGCGGCCCTGGAACAGCGCATGTACTGGCTTAGGCGCGGGGCCAAGGCCATGGAGGGAGTGATCCCGCCGCCGGAACTGCAGGATGTGCGGCAGCTCGGGAGTATCCTGGATCAACAGGCCATGCTTGCCGGGCAACAGGCGCAGGCGCAGGGCGTGGCCGGGACCTTGCAGGGGCTTGCGGAGCCGCCCCGGGCCGAGCCGCTTCAGCCGTTGGCTGAGCTCCTCCGGGAGTTGCAGTCGGTTGCGGAGGCGCTGAACCGGGCCGGGGAGCGTGGCACGGTCCTGGAGCCCGTGGCCGCACCGCCCGAACTTTTCGACGATGCGCCCCTGCGTTCGGCAGCCGCCGCCATGGACGACATGCTGCGGCGCAGGGAACAGGCGCAACAGGGCTTGCAATCCCTGGAGCGGGAAATGGACGAATTCGAGGCCGCGCTCAAGGAGCGCCTGGAGCGCCTGGGGTGCTGCCCCACCTGTGGCGGCGTGCTGGATGCCGAGGCCTTCCTGGCCAAGGGAGGCTCCCATGACGCTTGA
- a CDS encoding metallophosphoesterase, with translation MTLDRVPGKGLLFMGDAHLADNPPGQRLGDYPEQIMAKLKAGLDRAVELELVPVLLGDLFHWPRDNSNKMLVDLIRLFGSYAGPYKPWVLVGNHDKYLSRFTDDVSLAVLGITGVVRLMQEKGPQFVLEAPEGDVLLGASPDGTPLPKEYERREGDPDTVIWVTHHNIRFPEFKDRAYGIKELPGIDWLVNGHIHRPQETVREGRTIWANPGNITRLTFTRRSRERVPAAHIWRHGCTELEPFVLPFEPFEAVFPDQEFPPEEHENEGGSRFVQGLERLAWRRTHEGVGLKEFLQENLDEGTPEGRLIWELYEEVIHDDQ, from the coding sequence ATGACGCTTGACCGCGTGCCCGGCAAGGGCCTGCTGTTCATGGGCGACGCCCACCTGGCGGACAACCCGCCGGGCCAGCGGCTGGGGGATTACCCGGAACAGATTATGGCCAAGCTCAAGGCCGGCCTGGACCGGGCCGTGGAACTGGAGCTGGTGCCCGTGCTGCTGGGCGACCTGTTCCATTGGCCCCGCGACAACTCCAACAAGATGCTTGTGGACCTGATCCGTCTGTTCGGCTCATATGCCGGGCCGTACAAGCCGTGGGTGCTGGTGGGCAACCACGACAAATATCTTTCCCGGTTCACGGACGACGTGTCCCTTGCCGTGTTGGGCATCACCGGCGTGGTGCGGCTCATGCAGGAAAAGGGGCCGCAGTTCGTGCTGGAGGCCCCCGAGGGGGACGTGCTGCTGGGGGCCAGCCCGGACGGGACGCCCCTGCCCAAGGAGTACGAGCGGCGGGAGGGCGATCCGGACACCGTGATCTGGGTGACCCACCATAACATCCGCTTTCCCGAGTTCAAGGACCGGGCCTACGGCATCAAGGAGCTGCCCGGCATCGACTGGCTCGTCAACGGGCATATCCACCGGCCCCAGGAGACCGTGCGCGAGGGCCGGACCATCTGGGCCAACCCGGGCAACATCACCCGGCTGACCTTTACCCGCCGTTCCAGGGAGCGCGTGCCCGCTGCGCACATCTGGCGGCACGGCTGCACGGAGCTGGAACCTTTCGTGCTGCCCTTCGAGCCCTTTGAGGCCGTGTTTCCGGACCAGGAGTTTCCGCCCGAGGAACATGAAAACGAGGGCGGCTCCCGGTTTGTCCAGGGGCTGGAACGGCTGGCATGGCGCAGGACCCACGAGGGCGTGGGCCTCAAGGAATTTCTGCAAGAGAATCTCGATGAAGGCACGCCCGAGGGCAGACTCATCTGGGAGCTGTACGAGGAGGTAATCCACGATGATCAGTAA
- a CDS encoding ATP-binding protein → MQPETPLPSLHDLERRLDRLAAFGESRADEYGREREQLLRAREFLDLAPHAMDRLEELSTALFGKTLDEIEANLTHAIREILGQDRVVASRREVKNNRLQVHFEIHNQGDGEEVEDILMGQGGSVCNIFSVGLRLIALSQLSEDRHRPFLVLDEQDCWLRPTLIPRFMKLIREIARRLDLQVLVISHHPLDLFSCDTDRILALRPDREKGASIEIIKE, encoded by the coding sequence ATGCAGCCTGAAACGCCGCTTCCCTCCCTGCACGACCTGGAGCGCCGCCTGGACCGGTTGGCCGCGTTCGGGGAAAGCCGGGCCGACGAGTACGGCCGGGAACGGGAGCAACTCCTGCGCGCCCGGGAATTTCTGGATCTTGCCCCCCACGCAATGGACCGGCTGGAGGAGCTTTCCACGGCCCTGTTCGGCAAGACCCTGGACGAGATCGAGGCCAACCTGACCCACGCCATCCGCGAGATTCTGGGACAGGACCGGGTGGTGGCCTCGCGCCGCGAGGTCAAGAACAACCGGCTGCAGGTCCACTTCGAGATCCACAACCAGGGTGACGGGGAGGAGGTGGAGGATATCCTCATGGGCCAGGGCGGCTCGGTCTGCAACATCTTTTCCGTGGGCCTGCGGCTCATCGCCCTTTCCCAGCTTTCCGAGGACCGGCACCGGCCCTTCCTGGTCCTGGACGAGCAGGACTGCTGGCTGCGCCCCACCCTGATTCCCCGGTTCATGAAGCTCATCCGGGAGATAGCCCGCCGTCTGGATCTCCAGGTGCTTGTCATCAGTCATCATCCCCTGGACCTTTTTTCCTGCGACACGGACCGTATCCTGGCCCTCAGGCCCGACCGCGAAAAGGGCGCGTCCATCGAAATCATTAAAGAATAG